The Pseudomonas sp. R4-35-07 genome contains a region encoding:
- the cyoB gene encoding cytochrome o ubiquinol oxidase subunit I encodes MFGKLSWDAIPTTEPIVMYTLAIIGLIGVAMVGTITWKRKWGYLWREWFTSVDHKKIGCMYIIVALVMLLRGFSDAIMMRTQQAMAASGGPGYLPPEHYDQIFTAHGVIMIFFVAMPFVVGLMNVVVPLQIGARDVAYPFLNALSFWLFVAGAALVNVSLGIGEFARTGWVAYPPLSGLAYSPGVGVDYYIWSLQISGIGTLLTGVNFFVTILKMRTQGMTLFKMPVFTWNALCTSVLILASFPILTATLLMLSLDRYLGMHFFTNEAGGNPMMYVNLIWAWGHPEVYILILPAFGVFSEVAATFSSKRLFGYVSLVWATIAITVLSFIVWLHHFFTMGAGANVNAFFGIMTMIIAVPTGVKIFTWLFTMYRGRVRFETPMLWTMGFIVTFSIGGMTGVLLAVPGADFLLHNSLFLIAHFHNVIIGGAVFGYMAGLTYWFPKAFGFRLNDKLGRIAFWCWLIGFYFAFMPSYVLGFMGMTRRLNHFDNPEWRPWLLLELVGVAIILCGVAAQALQLFVSIRNRHSPQYRDLTGDPWDGRTLEWATSSPPPVYNFAEQPKVDDLDAYWGMKERGVSTLSHTDYRSIHMPRNTASGLVISVFALICSFALVWHIWWLAAFGLVASVVAFVVRSYDEDTDYFVPAEEVARIETARLKDLAEA; translated from the coding sequence ATGTTCGGAAAACTGTCGTGGGACGCGATTCCAACCACTGAACCCATCGTGATGTACACCTTGGCCATTATCGGCCTGATCGGTGTGGCGATGGTGGGGACCATTACCTGGAAGCGCAAATGGGGCTATTTGTGGCGCGAGTGGTTCACCTCGGTGGACCATAAAAAGATCGGCTGCATGTACATCATCGTGGCACTGGTGATGCTGCTGCGCGGTTTTTCCGACGCGATCATGATGCGCACCCAGCAAGCCATGGCCGCCAGTGGCGGGCCGGGCTACCTGCCGCCGGAGCATTACGACCAGATTTTCACTGCCCACGGCGTGATCATGATTTTTTTCGTGGCCATGCCCTTCGTGGTCGGCTTGATGAACGTTGTGGTGCCGTTGCAGATCGGCGCACGCGATGTGGCCTACCCGTTTCTCAACGCGCTGAGCTTCTGGCTGTTCGTGGCCGGTGCCGCGTTGGTCAACGTCTCACTGGGGATCGGTGAGTTTGCGCGAACCGGTTGGGTCGCCTACCCGCCGTTATCCGGGTTAGCGTACAGCCCCGGTGTGGGGGTGGATTACTACATCTGGTCCTTGCAGATATCCGGCATAGGCACGCTCCTGACGGGGGTGAATTTCTTCGTCACGATTTTGAAGATGCGTACCCAAGGCATGACCCTGTTCAAGATGCCGGTGTTCACCTGGAATGCGCTCTGCACTTCGGTGTTGATCCTGGCGTCGTTTCCGATCCTGACCGCCACCCTGCTGATGCTGAGCCTGGATCGTTACCTGGGCATGCATTTCTTTACCAACGAAGCCGGCGGCAACCCGATGATGTACGTCAACCTGATCTGGGCCTGGGGGCATCCGGAGGTGTACATCCTGATCCTGCCGGCGTTCGGGGTGTTTTCGGAGGTTGCCGCCACGTTCAGCAGTAAACGGCTGTTCGGCTATGTGTCGCTGGTATGGGCAACGATCGCGATTACCGTGTTGTCGTTCATCGTGTGGCTGCACCATTTCTTCACCATGGGCGCGGGGGCCAACGTCAACGCGTTCTTCGGCATCATGACGATGATCATCGCCGTGCCGACCGGGGTGAAGATCTTCACCTGGCTGTTCACCATGTACCGTGGCCGAGTGCGCTTTGAAACCCCGATGCTATGGACCATGGGCTTTATCGTGACCTTCAGCATCGGCGGGATGACCGGGGTACTGCTGGCAGTTCCCGGCGCCGACTTTCTGCTGCACAACAGCCTGTTCCTGATCGCGCACTTTCACAACGTGATCATCGGCGGCGCGGTCTTCGGCTACATGGCGGGCCTGACCTACTGGTTCCCCAAGGCCTTCGGCTTCCGCTTGAACGACAAGCTGGGACGCATCGCGTTCTGGTGCTGGTTGATCGGCTTCTACTTCGCCTTTATGCCGTCGTACGTGCTGGGCTTCATGGGCATGACCCGGCGCCTCAACCACTTCGACAACCCGGAATGGCGGCCCTGGTTGCTGCTGGAGTTGGTCGGGGTGGCGATCATCCTCTGCGGCGTGGCCGCTCAGGCACTGCAACTGTTCGTCAGCATCCGCAACCGCCACAGCCCCCAGTATCGCGACCTCACCGGCGATCCGTGGGACGGGCGCACGCTGGAGTGGGCCACCTCCTCTCCGCCGCCGGTGTACAACTTCGCCGAGCAACCCAAGGTCGACGACCTGGACGCCTATTGGGGCATGAAGGAGCGCGGCGTGAGCACCCTGAGCCACACCGACTATCGCAGCATCCATATGCCGCGCAACACCGCGTCGGGCCTGGTTATCAGTGTGTTCGCGCTGATCTGCAGCTTCGCCCTGGTGTGGCATATCTGGTGGTTGGCGGCGTTCGGTCTGGTGGCGTCGGTGGTTGCGTTCGTGGTGCGCAGTTACGACGAAGACACTGACTACTTCGTGCCCGCAGAAGAGGTGGCGCGCATCGAAACGGCCCGTCTCAAAGACCTGGCAGAGGCTTGA